A single Plasmodium knowlesi strain H genome assembly, chromosome: 13 DNA region contains:
- a CDS encoding tryptophan-rich antigen, with translation MESSTYRENDVSEDNTSILEEKEEDDKSSRAKGNGLPFVLFTSLVFLTSTPALLNISSLPSLIEKNDSVNKPICLIGLVEGELEKEEEWKSCTWDNRKIQLEEDFNEFYFMLDKERKEWLDEMEGEWEKLIQEMENKWTTHEESFGKIAHLSDISEESSIWGDRQWEQWIRTEGKRGMETDLKKWLNDKENFLNGWISKEWTQWKNERMPWMTNEWKNGEGCYKEDWEKSKSFKSLPITEKMKWIKWKGRNSKESAEWTNWVNIKESVYIHKEWNKWIEWKNNKRTLFKIWKDLFIDRWVNEKPWLTWKLK, from the exons ATGGAATCAAGTACATATAGGGAAAACGATGTATCGGAAGATAATACTTCCATattagaagaaaaggaggaggatgatAAATCATCGCGTGCTAAGGGGAATGGTCTCCCTTTCGTTCTATTTACATCTCTTGTTTTTTTGACGTCCACGCCTGCTCTTTTGAATATTTCCTCCTTA CCTTCTCTTATAGAAAAGAACGATTCTGTGAATAAGCCGATTTGTTTGATAGGACTGGTTGAAGGAGAGctagagaaagaagaagaatggaaaaGCTGCACTTGGGATAACAGGAAGATACAATTGGAGGAGGATTTCAATGAATTCTATTTTATGTTGGATAAGGAGAGGAAAGAATGGCTTGACGAGATGGAAGGAGAATGGGAAAAGTTGATacaagaaatggaaaataaatggacAACTCATGAAGAAAGCTTTGGGAAGATCGCACATTTATCTGATATTTCTGAGGAGTCTTCAATATGGGGCGACAGGCAATGGGAACAATGGATTAGAACAGAGGGGAAAAGAGGCATGGAAAcagatttgaaaaaatggctaaATGATAAAGAGAACTTTTTGAATGGATGGATTTCTAAAGAATGGACGCAGTGGAAAAACGAAAGAATGCCATGGATGAcgaatgaatggaaaaatggtgaaggTTGTTATAAGGAGGATTGGGAAAAGAGCAAATCATTCAAATCGTTGCcaataacagaaaaaatgaagtggataaaatggaaagggagaAACAGTAAGGAGTCTGCCGAGTGGACAAATTGGGTTAACATTAAAGAAtctgtgtacatacataagGAGTGGAATAAATGGatagaatggaaaaataataaaagaacgCTGTTTAAAATATGGAAGGATTTATTTATTGATAGGTGGGTTAATGAAAAACCGTGGCTTACGTGGAAATTAAAGTGa
- a CDS encoding tryptophan-rich antigen: MESSLDVDNVINKKSSFSTLKVDKSDILFCVNISFLKFCVQCVLLFYSLYIILKHFFPSVFKKLNNTLDSNTLNSIKYGQGYVDDFKEKGNTELKNEDGDVFEDALEEVCTSDKGVQTDGNGIPVEEATSNDKGKENEKEKGDNQIKESEPNAASINKNYNIEKNADVNNEVKAPDYISTVEGKELNKKENSDSNNKEGEKPNIVPENNDTVVNLGGAHFSEKRGTHINNIGGKEEELNKNTKDDKEITEDKGNTINKAPYSMYVKNSTSHVQKAAEESTKDELGEGEKNVDKKKPSNYPIKSDGQVNQNASTSYSFKRGAGSYNNRRRYSSISLESVQETNERETDNYKFKEGRDAQYRSTSSLSKLDEKYEQVTFPDMRKMELGTRKIKKEIVKEKKEDEAKKDETIKDETKKDGTMKDAQIKGARKSDLKTDEEKDQKMGKEELKEVRRAISLDTIYKSDLEGKDEEMENDKSDEWKKNEWNNWLAKTEEDWELFNKSVEDKKNSWLEKEDEELEAWINSMKNRWMHYRENEENEYITRAMRKSSIWGDRQWEQWIRTEGKRGMETDLKKWLNDKESFLNDWISKEWTQWKNERMLEWLAVDWRHKEDETFENYKSSRFTNMLHMKNRKKWMKWKERTDKEKEEWNNWVRGKEHLYVINKWDKWLKWKREKRALYSQKFMSFINECINKKQWVVWIEDQKDSTLKKK; encoded by the exons ATGGAGTCAAGTCTTGATGTAGATAACGTAATTAACAAGAAGTCTTCATTTTCAACGTTAAAAGTTGATAAGAGTGACATCCTATTTTGTGTTAATATATCTTTCTTGAAGTTCTGTGTACAGTGTGTCCTTTTATTCTATTCCCTGTACATTATATTGAAACACTTTTTTCCg TCTGtattcaaaaaattaaataacaCCCTAGACAGTAATACATTAAATTCCATAAAATATGGACAAGGATACGTAGACGACttcaaagaaaaaggcaacactgaattaaaaaatgaagacggAGATGTATTTGAAGATGCTCTTGAAGAAGTATGTACAAGTGATAAAGGAGTACAAACTGATGGAAATGGTATTCCTGTGGAAGAAGCAACAAGTaatgataaaggaaaagaaaatgaaaaagaaaaaggtgataATCAAATTAAAGAAAGTGAACCAAATGCTGCaagtataaataaaaattataatatagaaaaaaatgcagatgTCAACAATGAAGTCAAAGCACCAGATTACATCTCTACagtggagggaaaagaactgaataaaaaggaaaacagtgATAGTAATAATAAGGAGGGTGAAAAACCTAATATCGTCCCAGAAAATAACGATACGGTAGTAAATCTAGGGGGAGCACATTTTtcggaaaaaagaggaacccACATCAATAACAtaggagggaaggaagaagaattgAATAAAAACACAAAGGATGATAAAGAAATAACAGAAGATAAAGGAAATACTATCAATAAAGCGCCATATAGTATGTACGTCAAGAATAGTACGAGTCATGTGCAGAAAGCAGCAGAAGAGAGTACTAAGGATGAACTGGgagaaggggagaaaaatgtcGATAAGAAGAAACCAAGTAATTATCCAATAAAAAGTGATGGACAGGTAAATCAAAACGCAAGCACAAGTTATAGCTTTAAAAGGGGTGCAGGTAGTTATAATAACAGAAGAAGATATAGTTCTATTTCGCTAGAAAGTGTACAAGAAACGAATGAAAGGGAAACGGATAACTATAAATTTAAAGAAGGTAGAGATGCCCAATACAGATCAACAAGTAGTTTGTCAAAATtggatgaaaaatatgaGCAGGTAACATTTCCAGATATGCGTAAAATGGAATTAGGcacaagaaaaattaaaaaagaaatagtaaaagagaaaaaggaggacgaAGCGAAGAAAGACGAAACGATAAAAGACGAAACGAAGAAAGACGGAACGATGAAAGATGCACAGATTAAAGGCGCAAGGAAAAGCGACCTAAAGACGGACGAGGAAAAAGatcaaaaaatggggaaggagGAATTAAAAGAAGTAAGAAGGGCAATATCATTAGATACCATTTATAAAAGTGatttggaaggaaaggatgaagaaatggaaaatgataaatcggatgaatggaagaagaacgaGTGGAATAATTGGCTAGCTAAAACTGAAGAGGATTGGGAACTATTTAATAAAAGCGttgaagacaaaaaaaatagttggTTAGAAAAAGAGGATGAAGAATTGGAGGCGTGGATAAATAGTATGAAGAATAGGTGGATGCATTatagagaaaatgaagaaaatgaatacaTAACGAGAGCCATGAGGAAGTCTTCAATATGGGGCGACAGGCAATGGGAACAATGGATTAGAACAGAGGGGAAAAGAGGCATGGAAAcagatttgaaaaaatggctaaATGATAAAGAGAGCTTTTTGAATGATTGGATTTCTAAAGAATGGACTCAGTGGAAAAACGAAAGAATGCTTGAGTGGTTAGCAGTTGATTGGAGACATAAGGAGGATGAGACTTTTGAGAATTATAAATCAAGCAGATTTACGAATATGCTACATATgaagaacaggaaaaaatggatgaaatggaaagaacgaacagataaagaaaaggaagaatggaaTAATTGggtaagggggaaagaacatTTATATGTAATCAATAAATGGGATAAATggttaaaatggaaaagggagaagcGCGCGTTGTATAGTCAAAAGTTTATGTCATTCATTAACGAATGCATAAATAagaaacagtgggttgtatGGATTGAGGATCAAAAAGATTCAactttgaagaaaaagtag
- a CDS encoding SICAvar, type I, protein MATASNGGLLKGWLKKVEADAEQLGQNAEEKAERMTGAMRSSLEEAWKELSESLTKPGVGEITELCGPKFAESIWNNEGNAWQNEYAKDLCAGLMGIRYFMSGITELGREKGKVHVEANLPEDKWFARCTVGMLALSEIYGDHCHLDKIIDHVSPKVEDNLRNHEGKGLQDSMIRKCVGKVDPTALIIGRTVLRGKIRRWAEERREEKGAGGYRIGNLWDDRWPQVCNNRKKVPNMDDRQKREKLKENKVSMAQFMSLGNTQSSASQESTIADILGDPDNKYTLKEETLKKVLQDTMQNDGTNTPNMGKLMEQLKKETETTTAVACINDKKNGTQDKSMCERLECMKHLWQNSASGQGNNDNFWTEKSNGAVAQLWKELSDAMTQNGTAEKEECKKLQDGTEASPSEKAACKYLHAGFKALYKDTTTTSSSSSSSPTGDDVLKNNPSFRQTMGCFLLHAYAKHMKEKATCLIDEGIQKAFTSAGNGNNGTDIPCQWKETDYENCNININGTSVPDETAKKKVDAVLEADKTNIDKMAKQINKVDSLCDQVQCVTKRWMSQNGAAPKKSWGDVWTEVGKELTQLAKGTTKDKREDTEITKYCDKIPPGKDGKTPDKDACLLIAAGLKNLYDIKDNENGNDAVKASLKRTMQCVLLNAIADKMKEKLPCKEERSVEDGINKAFDNSEAIKKEGEGCKTNDKCFICPRFEKYSECRIKESAGGEEKTLKEKIDPKLEDTGLYSTNSLMTSSLTKTICKPCTGDSTKTLCQQVECIRGKYGQIRKEGDNATWSKMEGDFNTQLTNLLNYMKGTDNQAKVAIHCDKDTTGKKWKNDDAHDVANKIACQLVARGLQYISTIQESYSGGQPNPYDNQEFKQFFSCLMLKAVVEEMKKKSHICDIEPGIKAATQAWNQIKGTHCTKEPCIDCNLDVFDKYDDCPIGNNANVKVKSKLNDLLTQKNDDVNTALTDITITYGNAASSLCLRLQCLASRVQALATSNGQYSSNASSFWDSGGEVANLWNELSAAMKKSNGQGTNDCNQMDDDNRTATNPEKKACNYLHAGLKQLYQPDNSATGTTNNSILSNPSLRRTMGCLLLHSYAKHMKDKANCLVESGIKKAFDTVVKNLRGSCNDGEGPCVLCHWNEKDYEGCKITTTGNTQTEAKTKVEGIVKTESVSNAMKEINHMGNLCDYIKCAAPKWFHNQKNNNKQAGSGSSGTATKSWCDFWGDKGVKLELQKMFQKIATEGQNNRTSITIRTACRGFGDGNADSVETKVCNHITAGLIYINTITGETTTQSSVAQIPNAKDDDKFFKQSMMCAALNLYADKIKNETEKSCPIDEKRIKEMFDNWNVFNKPSSSSSCSKEVYGCFECKRNENFNDCHLSVADALVDEKNRSGTCSSNTNRDKVHDEMNELLKENNTPKVKSTLTTITDMDTFCSRMQCAAKQYVNKTKGKSTDIKWNDINSVVKDELTQLLEHITDDKNWKEVDSYCKDVSSSSNNDTEGEITAKKKACKLFALGLKHISKLKDDQNNDAIPLKQTMMCAALNLYADQLIKKANNQCPLDGTKLDQAIKHAFQQYNATMNGKTSCGAGSNGTNSCFVCNREDKFHNCQIGNNPNDKVKNKMNTLLLNNEDQSNSNTPNKEKTLDKINKIETFCTQLQCAIKQYGMRNKKITGQNGTVTWDDINNEAKGVLEQLLKQITEPSQEKDVVDFCKDNAAWNKGHKERKTNKAACLLFSSGLKHIYVRGRKSVKGPFKGPSFEQTIGCLFLKEYAEQLQKVANEKKKGHSWVHPLCDIDKGIKHAFEQSKDIMKFVLPECSNGTDGISCFECTFTDTYDKCPIGDDEVKTKIEPMFTDPTKQTEMEETLSNTVCPILLTDLLTPFLPLAPVSIGLSAMAYYLWKYFGPLGKGGARFRRSPTEIPGPSVQEQVLDHVEEAGPHEYQLVKERKPRSVPTRTKRSGRVNRRTIIEIHFEVLDECQKGDTQLNQKDFLELLVQEFMGSEFMKEEQVPKEDVLMEPVPMELVPIEEVPNLGSGFMV, encoded by the exons TCCCACCGCTTTAATTATTGGTAGAACAGTTCTCCGGGGTAAAATACGAAGGTGGGCAGAAgagagaagagaagaaaagggggcgGGGGGCTATCGAATAGGGAACTTGTGGGACGACAGGTGGCCACAGGTCTGCAATAATAGAAAGAAGGTGCCGAATATGGACGACCGGCAGAAGAGAGAAAAGTTAAAGGAGAATAAAGTTAGTATGGCACAATTCATGAGTCTGGGCAACACTCAAAGTAGTGCTAGTCAAGAATCTACGATAGCCGATATACTAGGAGATCCTGACAATAAGTACACATTGAAAGAGGAAACATTGAAAAAAGTACTTCAGGATACAATGCAAAACGACGGTACGAATACTCCTAATATGGGCAAGTTAATGGAACagttaaagaaggaaactgAAACAACAACAG cTGTTGCATGTATCAATGACAAGAAGAACGGTACCCAGGACAAATCTATGTGTGAACGCCTAGAATGTATGAAGCACTTATGGCAGAACAGTGCATCAGGACAAGGGAATAAT GACAACTTCTGGACGGAGAAGAGTAATGGCGCTGTGGCGCAACTATGGAAAGAATTGTCTGATGCAATGACACAGAATGGCACAGCAGAGAAAGAAGAGTGTAAAAAATTGCAAGATGGAACTGAAGCATCTCCGTCTGAGAAGGCGGCATGCaagtatttgcatgccggcttcaaAGCACTGTACAAGGATACGACGACGAcgtcgtcgtcgtcgtcgtcgtcGCCAACAGGCGACGACGTCTTaaagaacaacccatcgtttagacaaacgatgggttgttttttacttcatgcttatgcaaaacacatgaaagaaaaagcaacttgTCTTATTGATGAAGGAATACAAAAAGCTTTTACAAGTGCTGGGAATGGTAACAATGGTACTGATATTCCATGCCAATGGAAAGAGACAGACTATGAGAACTGCAATATTAACATAAATGGCACATCTGTCCCCGATGAGACTGCAAAGAAGAAAGTAGATGCTGTACTGGAAGCCGACAAGACAAACATAGATAAAATGGCAaagcaaataaataaagtagACAGTTTATGTGACCAAGTCCAATGTGTAACCAAGCGCTGGATGAGTCAGAATGGGGCCGCCCCAAAGAAAAGCTGG GGGGATGTGTGGACGGAAGTCGGAAAGGAACTCACCCAACTTGCCAAGGGCACTACTAAAGATAAGAGGGAAGACACTGAGATCACGAAATATTGCGATAAAATCCCGCCGGGGAAGGATGGAAAGACTCCTGATAAGGATGCTTGCCTCCTcatagcagcaggattaaaaaacctcTACGACATCAAGGACAACGAGAACGGTAACGATGCCGTTAAGGCATCGTTGAAAAGAACGATGCAATGTGTTCTATTAAATGCCATTGCagataaaatgaaggaaaaacttccatgtaaagaggaaaggagtgTGGAGGACGGTATAAATAAGGCATTTGACAATAGTGAGGCtattaagaaggaaggtgaaGGTTGCAAGACTAATGATAAGTGTTTTATATGTCCGAGGTTCGAAAAATATAGCGAATGTAGAATTAAGGAGAGTGCCGGCGGCGAAGAAAAGactttaaaggagaaaattgatCCCAAGTTAGAAGATACTGGTCTTTATAGTACTAATTCCTTAATGACGTCTTCTCTCACcaagaccatat GTAAACCATGTACTGGGGACAGTACGAAGACATTATGTCAGCAAGTGGAATGTATTAGGGGTAAATATGGACAGATTAGGAAGGAGGGGGACAATGCAACTTGG AGTAAGATGGAGGGTGACTTCAATACGCAGTTAACGAATTTACTGAACTACATGAAGGGGACTGATAATCAAGCGAAAGTTGCCATCCACTGTGACAAAGACACCACgggcaaaaaatggaaaaatgacgACGCCCATGACGTCGCTAACAAGATCGCCTGCCAGCTTGTTGCACGGGGGCTGCAATATATTTCAACTATTCAGGAATCCTACTCCGGCGGTCAGCCAAACCCCTATGATAACCAAGAGTTTAAACAATTCTTCTCTTGTTTAATGTTAAAAGCCGTCGtagaggaaatgaaaaaaaagagtcaCATTTGCGACATAGAACCCGGCATAAAGGCCGCAACTCAAGCATGGAATCAAATTAAAGGAACTCATTGCACAAAGGAGCCCTGCATTGACTGCAATTTGGACGTCTTTGACAAATATGATGATTGCCCCATTGGCAACAATGCCAATGTCAAGGTAAAGTCCAAATTGAATGACTTGCTCACACAGAAGAATGACGACGTCAATACCGCCCTCACGGACATAACTATAACATATGGAAATGCGGCTTCTTCTTTATGTCTCCGTTTACAATGTTTAGCATCTCGAGTACAAGCACTCGCTACGTCTAATGGACAATACAGCAGCAATGCG AGCTCATTTTGGGACAGTGGCGGCGAAGTCGCCAACTTATGGAACGAACTGTCCGCAGCAATGAAGAAGAGTAATGGACAAGGGACCAACGATTGTAATCAAATGGACGATGATAATAGAACTGCAACGAAtcctgaaaagaaggcatgcaattatttgcatgccggcttaaaACAACTATACCAACCGGATAATTCAGCAACAGGAACGACCAACAACAGCATTTTGTCCAACCCATCGTTGAGAcgaacgatgggttgtttattacttcattcttatgcaaaacatatgaaAGACAAAGCGAATTGTTTAGTGGAAtcaggaataaagaaggctTTCGACACTGTTGTTAAAAATCTTAGAGGTAGTTGCAATGATGGCGAGGGACCTTGTGTTCTTTGCCATTGGAATGAAAAGGACTATGAAGGTTGCAAAATTACCACAACTGGCAACACCCAAACGGAAGCAAAAACCAAAGTGGAAGGCATTGTAAAGACCGAATCCGTATCTAACGccatgaaggaaataaacCACATGGGAAACCTATGCGATTACATTAAATGTGCCGCACCTAAATGGTTCCACAACcaaaagaacaacaacaagcAAGCAGGGAGTGGTAGCAGTGGTACTGCAACGAAAAGTTGG tgtgacttttggggGGATAAAGGCGTCAAACTCGAACTGCAGAAGATGTTCCAAAAGATCGCCACAGAAGGACAGAACAACCGAACTTCCATCACTATTCGCACAGCATGCCGTGGCTTCGGCGACGGTAATGCTGATAGTGTCGAAACAAAAgtatgtaatcatatcacagcaggtttaATATACATTAACACTATTACAGGTGAAACCACCACTCAGAGTAGTGTCGCCCAGATTCCAAATGCAAAGGATGatgacaaattttttaagcagtctatgatgtgcgcagcacttaatctttatgctgataaaataaaaaatgaaacggaGAAAAGTTGTCCTATTGatgagaaaagaataaaagaaatgttcGATAATTGGAATGTATTTAATAAACCTTCGTCTTCGTCTTCCTGTTCGAAAGAAGTTTATggttgttttgaatgcaaaaggaatgaaaattttaatgattGTCACCTGAGCGTCGCAGACGCTCTggtggatgaaaaaaatcgaaGTGGAACTTGCTCTTCTAACACCAACAGGGACAAAGTCCACGACGAAATGAACGAACTCCTCAAAGAAAACAACACCCCCAAAGTGAAGTCTACTTTAACTACTATCACTGATATGGACACTTTCTGTAGTAGAATGcaatgtgcagcaaaacaatacGTAAATaagacaaaaggaaaaagcaccGATATAAAATGG AATGATATAAACAGTGTCGTTAAGGATGAATTAACGCAACTTCTAGAACATATTACGGATGATAAGAATTGGAAAGAGGTTGACTCATACTGCAAGGACGTCAGTTCTTCGTCGAATAACGACACCGAAGGAGAAATAACTGCTAAgaaaaaagcttgtaagctttttgctttaggtttaaaacacatttctaaACTTAAGGACGACCAAAACAACGATGCCATACCACttaaacaaactatgatgtgcgcagcacttaatctttatgctgatcaattaataaaaaaagcaaataatCAATGTCCGCTCGATGGAACTAAATTGGATCAGGCAATAAAACACGCTTTTCAACAATATAATGCCactatgaatggaaaaacttCATGCGGAGCTGGTAGTAATGGtactaattcttgttttgtttgcaacAGAGAAGATAAATTTCACaattgccaaattggcaACAATCCCAATGACAAagtaaagaacaaaatgaacacacTCCTCCTCAACAACGAAGACCAATCCAactccaacacccctaacaaggaaaaaacactagacaaaataaataaaatagaaactttctgtactcaactccaatgcgcaATCAAACAATACGGaatgaggaataaaaaaataacaggccaaaatggaacagtgacttgg gATGATATAAACAATGAAGCCAAAGGCGTATTAGAGCAACTTCTAAAACAGATTACGGAACCTTCGCAGGAGAAGGACGTTGTCGACTTCTGCAAAGACAACGCCGCATGGAATAAGGGccataaagaaaggaaaacaaataaagcagcttgtttgcttttttcttcaggattaaagcacatttatgtCCGCGGTAGGAAGTCTGTTAAGGGCCCTTttaagggcccatcgtttgaacaaacgataggttgcttatttcttaaagaatatgcagaacaattgcaaaaagtggcaaatgagaagaaaaaaggacatagttgggtacatcctctttgtgacatagataaGGGCATAAAACATGCTTTTGAACAAAGTAAAGATATTATGAAGTTTGTATTACCTGAATGCAGCAATGGTACTGATGgtatttcttgttttgaatgcacgTTTACGGACACATATGATAAATGCCCCATTGGCGATGACGAAGTAAAGACCAAAATTGAACCAATGTTCACAGATCCTACGAAACAAaccgaaatggaagaaacattatcgaatacagtctgtcccatccttcttacggatctccttaccccttttcttcctttggctcctgtctctattggtctttctgctatggcttattacctttggaaa tattttggtcctcttggtaaaggaggagcacgtttcagaagatctcctactgaaattcctggtccatcagtacaggaacaagtcctcgatcatgtggaagaagctggtccacatgaatatcaattggtgaaggaacgaaaacctcgttctgttccaacaagaacaaaacgttctggtcgcgtgaatcgtcgaacgattattgaaattcattttgaagtgttggatgaatgtcaaaaaggcgacacacaattgaaccagaaggattttctggaacttttggttcaagaattcatgggatcggaatttatgaaagaagaacaggttcctaaggaagacgTTCTTATGGAACCTGTTCCCatggaacttgttcctatagaagaggttccaaatttaggttccgggtttatggtttag
- a CDS encoding tryptophan-rich antigen, translating into MKGLYKILCLSGSLYILSSSFLSSGVSAAATNNEKIFRARIPGTIQELDEEGVKTVGEWKVKNWSKFMALVEEDFKEFLVYLKNEKNSWLEKKGGMWEEWKAEMEKKWDHYDEHTFNNLLSHDTESALTWNEDEWTNWVKEKGKLALKEEWEKWVHEQYIFYKEGISNDWKNWSDFKEKEYSSIPWNCYERHYWKHWEDNAKPWEPLYDIKMEKFKIWQNRIKNEKEQWSQWVHDKQANHIDVEWDKWEKWKTENSKNFNDWMETFVKKFIDNKQWNVWVEGKKNGATNNTSS; encoded by the exons ATGAAAGGATTATACAAGATTTTATGTTTAAGCGGTtccttatatattttatccaGCAGTTTTCTTTCATCTGGTGTTTCTGCGGCT GCTACTAACAATGAGAAGATCTTTCGTGCACGTATCCCAGGGACTATACAGGAATTGGATGAAGAAGGAGTAAAAACCGTAGGCGAatggaaagtgaaaaattggTCAAAATTTATGGCATTAGTAGAGGAAGATTTTAAGGAATTCCTAgtttatttgaaaaatgaaaaaaatagctggctagaaaaaaaaggtggaatgTGGGAAGAGTGGAAAGcagagatggaaaaaaaatgggatcaCTATGACGAACATACCTTTAATAACTTATTGTCTCATGACACAGAATCTGCATTAACATGGAATGAAGATGAATGGACAAAttgggtaaaggaaaaaggaaaattggCATTGAAGGAAGAATGGGAGAAATGGGTTCATGAACAATATATCTTTTACAAAGAAGGTATTAGTAATGATTGGAAGAATTGGAGCGATTTCaaagagaaagaatattCATCAATCCCATGGAATTGCTATGAAAGACATTACTGGAAACATTGGGAAGATAATGCAAAACCCTGGGAACCCTTATATGACATAAAGATGGAAAAGTTCAAAATATGGCAAAatagaattaaaaatgaaaaagaacaatgGTCACAATGGGTACATGACAAACAAGCAAATCATATTGATGTAGAATGGgataaatgggaaaaatggaaaacagaAAATAGCAAGAATTTTAATGATTGGATGGAAACTTTTGTTAAAAAGTTTATAGACAATAAACAATGGAATGTGtgggtggaaggaaaaaagaacggTGCTACAAATAATACTAGTAGCTAA